The following DNA comes from Scyliorhinus canicula unplaced genomic scaffold, sScyCan1.1, whole genome shotgun sequence.
TACACCCCGCCGTTCGCCCAGACCGAACATGAGGAGCTGCAACTCCGCTCGGTACAAATTGGGTCCGGTAACCTCTTTTCCCAGATTTGCGGCTCACACAACATTTTCACGGAGCGTTTCCGCCCACCGCGCGGCTTCTTCGCTCCCTCCGCCCCGTCAATCTGAACTGGGAGCCGCTGTCCATCACCATTACCTACACTGCGCATGCTTGAATCACAGcccggccccgcccctcattcactctgattggttcGAGGACCAGCCGCTCTCGGTCGGTCCTCCAGTACAGCCTCTACTCTTATTGGTCAATCCACAAAGGGTTTCCAAATCCTCCCATCCCCCGCCTGACGCTGACTCCGCTTCTCCGGGACAAACAAGCGCCGACGTCACCCTTGCTCCAAACTGCACCTGCGCACTAAAATCAAGCAACTGCATTGCCCATGCGCCAGATCACAATGTCGGTAAGTGAgtgacggcagctccggaccaatgGGAAGAATCTGCAGGACTGAGCGGGAGCGGCTGAccctccaaccaatcagagtgaatgaggggcggggctgagtcCGGATCTCTCTCATTGGCTGACACTCTGCATCATTTTGAAGCTGATTTGTCTCAAACTCCAAGAGAAAACTGGACCTTTCTGTTTGTGGCTTTAAACAGATGAAACCCTGTGGGTCTGGAGAAAACGTTTCAACATTTGTCACTGAAATGAGGCAAGTCACCAGACAGGAGCTTCCAAACCCAGGCCACCACCGTCTGTAAAGACAAGATGTgacggagttggactggggtgagcacagtaagaagtcttacaacaccaggttaaagtccaacaggtttgtttcaaatcactcgcttttgcagcactgctccttcctcaggtgaaagacaagggcagcagactctTAGGGAGCAGCCTCCCCGGGGAGGCAGTGAACAAGCAATCCAGACAACCAGGGACATGATTTTgggataataaaagcaaaatactgcagatgctggaaatctaataaAATCAGAAAGTACTGAAGGAGATTCAAAACGTTcattatttttctctctccacagatactgccagacccgctgagttaatgccacaaatcatctttttttattATAATGGTAGTTTGAATCCTACCACGGCTgaatttgatttcaataaaaatattgtgaTCATggatcaattgtcgtaaaaacacatctggttctcatgtccttttgggaaggaaaactgccatccttacccagtcaggTCTACACGTGACACAATTCACAAACAATTCAAGGGCTTAAAGGAatatgggctgcacggtagcaaagtggttagcgctgtcacttcacaactccaggatcccaggtttgattcccgacttgggtcactgtctgtgcggagtttgcacgttcccccgtgtctgcgcgggtttcctctgggtgctctggtttcctcccacagtccaaagatgtagaggttaggtggaacggccatgataaattgcccttagtgtccaaaaaaagggtaggtggggttactgggatggggtggaagtgtgggcttaagtagagtgctctttccaagggccagtacagacgcaatggaccaaatggtctcccttctgcactgtaaattctatgattctctaacTGGGCAGACAGGAAATGTCACCATCTGAACAAGGAGTCTCCCTGGTCAGCAGAAGGGTTAGGCTAGGTTAGGGAGAAGGTTGATACTGTCATCATTGTGAACAACACAAACTATCTCTTGTAGCTTGTTGAATCAGATTTAACGGGGTCAATTTCTATATGTTTTCTGGACTGGACAATCACATTTAAATCTGGGACTCAGGTGACGATATGAATTTGTGTTAGGTGACAAGATGTAGAACTATGTTTTATCCCAAGAATACCTTACACTCAGAGTGATAGTTTTTCAGAaccaggtgtgaagcatgatttcATCCTCAAAAGGACCACAAAAGTTCTATCATGAGAGCATCCAAAGGAAGAGTAGCTGATCTCAATGGGTGTAGTGAGGTTATCGATGGGTTTTGAATGTAAATCCACACAATGAAGATCAGAATCGGGTGAGTTTTTCCTGCTCCACCGTCTGATCCAATAAACACTCGGCACCTGTTCAGTTACCTTGAGTCAAATAGTTCGAATTCTCATTTTGGAAATGGAGTAAGggggttttcctttttaaataaattaacaaaaacatCTTATTTACAGATTCCAATTTAAAAGATTTAATATGTACACAGTCTTTGGTATTTGTGCTATCTTATCCACAAAAATAAGTAAACTCAAAAAATACTCAACACAAATACAGACGGTAATGTGATTACGTGACTACATCACTTAATAAAGGTGTCAGAGTGGAAAAGGAGATCCTGGAAACCTAAATTTAACTCCTGAAAATCAGATTGGCAcacagggataaatcgctggcttttaaaacagaccacgGCTggccaagcagcacggttcaattcccgtaccagcctcgccgaacaggcgccactatgtggcgactaggggcttttcacagtaacttcatttgaagcctacttgtgagaaaaagcgattttcatttcattgagcaTCTCGCGAGAAAATCTCAAGAAGAGtcattgaaaaatatatattttaagccCTGCAGTCAGATCTTTCAGATACTGAATTGTAGATTATGCACCAAAGATTGATCCAGAATTGAAGCAAAAGTTCAGAAATTTATTCTAAACATGTTTCTGCTGAGAATTCCTGGATTAAGGGGAAATATCACAGATGGTGCTTTTAACAATAGACACTGTAGCCCCAAAAATACATGCAATTTTCAgcttattaagattcagcagtTATGGGGTTAACATCAGCAGAAAATATTGTCAGATGATCAAAActaaacaacagcaacaacagcagaatccaacccctgcagTCATTGATGAACTTGCTGATGTTTCTGGAGGCAtcgtgactgagtgaatcccttcccacacacacagcaattgAATGGTTTCttagtgtgagtgcgttggtgtgccAGCAAGTTGAAAGACtttgcgaatcccttcccacacactgagcaggtaaacggtttctccccagtgtgagtgcgatGGTGAGCAGTGAGGTTGGACGAccgattgaatcccttcccacacacggagcatgtgaacggtctctctccagtgtgagtgcgttggtgagcAGTGAGGTTGGATGACTGCCTGAAACTCATTCCACAGGAGgtgcagctgaatggtttctctTCAGTGTGAATTCGTTGGTGTCTCAGAAGGGTGGGTAAAactgtgaatcctttcccacacacaaagCAAGTAAACGGTCTTTCCGTAGTATGGAGCCGCTGGTGTACAATGAGGGAGGATGCCTGTCTGAAACTCTTTCCACAGGaagtgcagctgaatggtttctccttaatgtgaactcgctggtgtgacagcAAGTGGGATGatccagtgaatcccttcccacacacagagcaggtgaacggcctctcacctctatgaacacgctggtgtgacagcaggtgaaatgactgagtgaatcccttcccacactcggagcagccaaacggcttctccccagtgtgagtgcgttgatgtacaGTGAGTGCTGAAGAATGCCTGAACCACTTTCCACAGGAGATGCAGATGAATAGCTTTTCctcagtgtgaatccgctggtgaGACCAAAGGccagatgactgaatgaatccccccccacacacagagcaggtgaacagcctctccccagtttGAATGCGTCGATGGTTTTCCAGCAGGGAAGGataactgaatcctttcccacagtcttcacatttccatggtttctccatgatgccagtgtccttgtgtctctccaacttggatgATTCGTTGAAGTCTTCTCCACACACGCAGGACATGTGTACAGTTTCTCCTCGCTGTGAATGTCGTAATGTTTctgcaggctgtgtaactggtcagttcactggaacGCTCTCGCTCGGGTGTGTTTGTCTCGATATCTTTCCAGTCTCACTGATGTTTAAAAGTGTTTCTCACAGACAGAAGAGACAAACGTTTCTCCTTCAACATTCAAAGTCTGAGGattttcaggtcctgatgaattgagtgactgtcagatgaTGTTTGGTTTCAGTCTCACATCTGTAAATCCTcctttctaatatcctgtaaaaggaattTACAAACATCATCACTGTCAGTGAATGAtataaattctgaacagacaattctagtttctcgggaacattttttcctctccattcccccaaagctgtaaatcctcgtcccacacactctccctcctccctgggctgaaatccaaacccatctgcaccatttctttcctccactcccagttttctccctccctctcctctgcctgggttcagttctccagctcctgtctacagactgacaataaaatcaatgggtcttattgggggtttggggcctccagcgggtgtttgtgaatcctccccgcccacctgccagggtttccttccttgtcaGAGATCAtagtcctcattgatttgagtgcaaagtgtcagctcttatttattatcccccatcctgtgatgtgaaccaccctccagtgtgtgaagcaggatggtgcccgttaatctgggcctgttcccgggagggaggaagaagctccgcagctgcaaaccagggagctgatactgatggtgaagggtttgtggatccacaaagtgtttccaaatcTGTTTCTCCCGCCACAGGTGtaacatggtggcagtggttagcactgcttcctcacagctccagcgacctgggttcaattccagggtaaccatgtggcgtttgcacattccccgcatgtgtgcgtgggttccctccgggtgctccagttttctcccaccgcTCAAAGctgtgtaggtttggtggattggctatgctaaattgcccctcactgtccaaaaaatgttaggtggagttactgggttatggggatagggtggagtcatgagcttaagtagggtgctctttccgagggctggtgcaggctcgatgggccgaatggcctccatctgcactgtaaattctatgaatctgcaGGATTTCTCAGTCACTCTGATCCAATGGGTCTGTCTGGTGGTATTTCCCTGGTCCTGTCCATGTGTTTGGGTATTTTAGGGAGCCGGTACAACTCCCTTGGTTCCAGCTGTTGTTTTTGGTTAATGTGTCTGGAATATTTGAGTTCTTCCAGtctgtctccaattctccttcctgtctcgGGTAGATTGATCGAGGGAGCTTGGTGTTGTGATTTATGTTGTTTAGTTGTCTGTCCGTCTCCAGCAGGTACTGTTGTCtctcgataatgactgtgctgctacccttgtcttctggtcttattaaCATTTCTGTGTTGGATCTAAGTTCCCaaattgtctgtctttctctccaggtaagattctgtttgtctcttgtatttcattactgtgacagggcagagatctgattgaagggattcaaacataggagttctgggaaagatgggcaaggatttgggaggtgacaacatgttcaaagagtt
Coding sequences within:
- the LOC119959317 gene encoding zinc finger protein 239-like, producing the protein MSCVCGEDFNESSKLERHKDTGIMEKPWKCEDCGKGFSYPSLLENHRRIQTGERLFTCSVCGGGFIQSSGLWSHQRIHTEEKLFICISCGKWFRHSSALTVHQRTHTGEKPFGCSECGKGFTQSFHLLSHQRVHRGERPFTCSVCGKGFTGSSHLLSHQRVHIKEKPFSCTSCGKSFRQASSLIVHQRLHTTERPFTCFVCGKGFTVLPTLLRHQRIHTEEKPFSCTSCGMSFRQSSNLTAHQRTHTGERPFTCSVCGKGFNRSSNLTAHHRTHTGEKPFTCSVCGKGFAKSFNLLAHQRTHTKKPFNCCVCGKGFTQSRCLQKHQQVHQ